A window of Roseateles sp. XES5 genomic DNA:
CCTGATTTGACGATGCTTGGACCTAACCAGTCGTATAGTTTTGCATCATCACACGATACACTTCCATTGACCTCTATGCCGTATCACCGTATGATACAAACGCAATCGAGGCTATGCCGTGATCCGCTCCTACAAAGATGCCAAGACCGAAACCCTCGCCTCCGGCAAGGCACCCAAGGGTTTTCCGGCCGACATCGTCAGAGCGACCATTCGCAAGCTGACGATGATTGCGAACGCCGTCGTACTCGACGACCTTCGCAGCCCTCCCGGCAATCGTCTGGAGGCATTGAAGGGCGACCGGGAAGGCCAGCATTCAATCCGGATCAATGACCAATGGCGCATCTGCTTCGTCTGGAACGAAGGGGGCGCCGAGAATGTCGAAATTGTCGACTACCACTAGATCAATTGTGATTGCCCAGGAGACCAAGATGGCCAGTATCCTCCCTCCGATTCATCCAGGAGAAATCCTCCGCGAGGAATATCTGGTTCCTCTCGATATGAGCGCTGGTGCCCTCGCCAAGAAGCTTGGCGTTCCTCGCACCCGGATTGAACGTTTGGCAACGGAGCAGTCGGCTGTAACCACGGACACCGCTCTCAGACTGGCAAAATTCTTCAAGACCACGCCCGAATTCTGGATGAACATGCAGGCCAGCTACGACATAAAAATTGCGTTTGCAGAACTTGAGGACGAGTTGGCCAGCATACCTGAAATAGAAAATGATGACGCAAAGGCGGCATAGCCTCTGTCTCGTTCGCCGTATCCTTCGCAATTGGCTAACCGATAAAGTGAAATCTGATTGAACCTTTTGACTGCGCAAGGTTCGCATCCCGATTGTCTTCACAAGCAGGGATAGCCGCTGGTGAGGGTTCCACACGATATCGTACGATTTCTCTCGTGAAACGTCGCGGCTCCATCGACTTCCCGGGAAGCAACAGCATTTCTTTTCGGACCATCATCACGGTCTTCCAGGTTGAGGACGGGGCATCGTCACACAACTGGCTCACCACACATGTTTCGCCAGCAGATATGGTGACTGCGCTTCGAGTCGGTAAGATAGAAACCACCCTAACGCTCGAAGACGTTTTAAGGCAGTGAGGCCGACCATGATCAAGATGAGCGTCTACTATCCGGCCGATGGCGGCTCGAAGTTCGATCACGATTACTACCGCACCCGCCATATGCCGCTGCTCCGGGAACGGCTCGGTGACGCATGC
This region includes:
- a CDS encoding type II toxin-antitoxin system RelE/ParE family toxin translates to MIRSYKDAKTETLASGKAPKGFPADIVRATIRKLTMIANAVVLDDLRSPPGNRLEALKGDREGQHSIRINDQWRICFVWNEGGAENVEIVDYH
- a CDS encoding HigA family addiction module antitoxin: MASILPPIHPGEILREEYLVPLDMSAGALAKKLGVPRTRIERLATEQSAVTTDTALRLAKFFKTTPEFWMNMQASYDIKIAFAELEDELASIPEIENDDAKAA